The following coding sequences lie in one Archaeoglobus neptunius genomic window:
- the hepT gene encoding type VII toxin-antitoxin system HepT family RNase toxin — MPGIDVDLVNRRLAEIKQLLGELGDIVELGLGKFLSDPYVRDAAKYKLIVAIEAAISVCNHIVVRIVKEIPSSYSDCFIILGKHGIISQDLAEKLAAMAKFRNMLVRIYWKIDDEKIYEIMKKDVSDLEEFIKEVMDYAGKQRGDKEKD; from the coding sequence ATGCCCGGAATTGATGTTGATCTTGTAAACAGAAGACTCGCTGAGATTAAACAGCTTCTTGGCGAACTCGGAGATATCGTCGAATTGGGCCTGGGAAAGTTTTTATCTGACCCATACGTCAGGGATGCGGCAAAGTATAAGTTGATTGTAGCGATTGAAGCGGCTATTTCAGTCTGCAACCACATCGTTGTGAGGATTGTTAAGGAAATTCCGAGTAGCTACTCAGATTGTTTCATAATTCTCGGCAAACACGGAATAATTTCACAAGACTTGGCTGAAAAACTTGCTGCTATGGCAAAATTCAGGAACATGCTCGTACGTATCTACTGGAAAATAGACGACGAAAAAATTTACGAAATAATGAAAAAAGACGTTTCAGATCTGGAGGAGTTTATTAAGGAGGTAATGGATTATGCCGGTAAACAAAGAGGAGACAAAGAAAAAGATTAA
- a CDS encoding glycosyltransferase family 4 protein, with translation MDILWFNWRDIRNPEAGGAEVYTHEIAKRLAKKGHSITLFTSKFRNCEKEEVIDGIRVVREGGKYTVYQKAKRFYKRNCSKFDVVIDEINTKPFHTPKFVDKGKIVALIHQLAREFWFYETPFPLDLIGYYLLEKRWLKNYVDLPTITVSNSTKEDLESLGFRKTYIVHNGLNVNLVNKDSEKADKPVVIFVGRMKKAKKPQDAIKAFEIVKREIKDAELWMVGDGYLRKKLKSKAEKGVRFFGYVDWKIKDELVKKAWVIAVPGVREGWGQVVTDANALGTPAVGYNVPGLRDSIRDGYNGLLVDTHPEALADAIIRILTDNKLREKLSRNAIEWAKQFSWDRSAEEFERVIEEVVQQS, from the coding sequence ATGGACATTCTATGGTTCAACTGGAGAGATATAAGAAATCCCGAGGCTGGAGGGGCTGAGGTCTACACACATGAAATTGCTAAAAGATTGGCTAAAAAAGGGCATTCGATCACTCTGTTTACATCCAAGTTTAGAAATTGTGAGAAAGAAGAAGTTATAGATGGGATCAGAGTTGTTAGAGAGGGTGGAAAGTATACAGTATATCAAAAGGCAAAGAGATTTTACAAAAGAAATTGTAGTAAATTTGATGTGGTAATCGATGAGATCAATACTAAACCATTTCACACTCCTAAATTCGTCGATAAGGGTAAGATCGTAGCTTTAATACATCAGCTTGCAAGAGAGTTCTGGTTTTATGAAACACCTTTTCCGCTAGATTTAATTGGCTATTATCTCTTGGAGAAAAGATGGTTGAAAAACTACGTAGACTTACCAACGATCACCGTTTCAAATTCTACTAAAGAAGATTTGGAGAGTTTAGGATTCAGGAAAACTTACATCGTCCACAATGGACTTAATGTTAACTTGGTAAATAAGGACTCAGAAAAAGCTGATAAACCAGTCGTCATATTCGTTGGAAGAATGAAAAAGGCGAAAAAACCACAGGATGCAATCAAAGCCTTTGAAATTGTTAAGAGAGAGATAAAAGATGCGGAGCTATGGATGGTTGGGGATGGTTACCTCAGAAAGAAATTGAAATCAAAAGCTGAAAAAGGTGTAAGATTCTTTGGTTATGTTGACTGGAAGATAAAAGACGAGCTGGTAAAAAAAGCGTGGGTTATCGCGGTTCCCGGAGTAAGGGAAGGTTGGGGACAGGTAGTTACGGATGCAAATGCTCTGGGAACGCCCGCAGTAGGTTACAACGTTCCCGGTTTGAGGGACTCGATAAGAGATGGTTACAACGGACTGTTAGTGGATACTCATCCAGAAGCATTGGCAGATGCAATAATAAGAATCCTGACTGACAACAAGCTGAGAGAAAAACTGAGCAGAAATGCCATTGAATGGGCTAAGCAGTTCAGCTGGGATAGAAGTGCAGAGGAGTTTGAGAGGGTTATCGAGGAAGTTGTCCAGCAGAGCTGA